A portion of the Chlamydia caviae GPIC genome contains these proteins:
- the ftsH gene encoding ATP-dependent zinc metalloprotease FtsH: MSKDKKMKPESKKSFPTLFFFLLFGVIFAVIAVQNFLVTKKARVSFSHQLEHLVNLKLIYPEDSRKIALNDNLVSFSGRFRDSSTDESQLRYHYLELIDQRHQLEFDLQEINKSLDNLSKEVESSVLWFSAISGWSIPETGYLISPSVELGKSSLGALVIQAPNNFQIINLRSLEQRYQTLPRSSEGLRTFGSDLYELIGKYLSPALGIGSESVKRELKDLYQQVEVSLTQSMDAEHLSALYQRVLDSLQRISSSLALSDNGERFGQLRSVRLYREERSKYEKLIEDSQINQVQLDKLRSDLSQVVWYFNNQELSSRALEKQDPEVFAHWFSGAKQEWEDFSHNRSLTFKAPDQPRNLVLEKTFKSEEPAPHYIGYLFTFLPIILVLVFVYFVFAKQVRGMNGSAMSFGKSPARLLTNGQNKVTFADVAGIEEAKEELIEIVDFLKNPTKFTSLGGRIPKGVLLIGPPGTGKTLIAKAVSGEADRPFFSIAGSDFVEMFVGVGASRIRDMFEQAKRNAPCIIFIDEIDAVGRHRGAGIGGGHDEREQTLNQLLVEMDGFGTNEGVILMAATNRPDVLDKALLRPGRFDRRVVMNLPDIKGRFEILSVHAKRIKLDPTVDLMAVARSTPGASGADLENLLNEAALLAARKDRTAVTAVEVAEARDKVLYGKERRSLEMDAEERKTTAYHESGHAVVGLCVQHADPVDKVTIIPRGLSLGATHFLPEKNKLSYWKKELFDQLAVLMGGRAAEDIFLGDISSGAQQDISQATKLVRSMVCEWGMSEQLGTVTYDERSDSSTGYGSYHEKSYSEETAKAIDGELRALLDAAYQRALTIIREHRDEVELMTQMLIEFETLDAKDVKEIMDHTWDPERKRARLKEEGILFKKVSDDLPPPPPQENAMKDGTLKLNNTTT, from the coding sequence ATGTCTAAAGATAAAAAAATGAAGCCCGAATCGAAAAAAAGTTTCCCTACATTGTTTTTTTTCCTTTTATTTGGTGTGATCTTCGCCGTAATAGCCGTTCAAAATTTTCTAGTTACCAAGAAGGCACGGGTCAGTTTTAGCCATCAGCTAGAGCATTTAGTAAACTTAAAATTGATTTATCCTGAAGATAGCCGAAAGATTGCTCTGAATGATAACTTAGTTTCATTTAGTGGACGTTTCCGAGACTCTTCAACAGATGAAAGCCAACTACGCTATCATTACTTAGAATTGATAGATCAAAGACATCAATTAGAATTTGATCTTCAAGAAATAAATAAGAGTTTAGACAACCTTTCGAAAGAGGTTGAGAGCTCTGTTTTATGGTTTTCCGCGATTTCAGGATGGTCTATCCCTGAAACAGGTTATTTGATTTCTCCTAGTGTAGAGTTAGGGAAATCTTCTTTAGGAGCTCTTGTTATTCAAGCTCCAAATAATTTTCAAATTATCAACTTGCGTTCTTTAGAGCAGCGTTATCAAACTCTTCCTAGATCTAGTGAAGGTTTACGTACTTTTGGTTCGGATTTATATGAACTTATTGGAAAATATCTTTCTCCAGCTTTAGGCATAGGTTCTGAGAGTGTAAAACGCGAATTAAAAGATCTCTATCAACAGGTAGAAGTTTCTTTAACTCAGTCGATGGATGCTGAGCATCTCAGTGCTCTTTATCAGAGAGTTTTAGATTCTCTACAGAGAATTTCTTCATCATTAGCTTTATCTGATAACGGAGAGCGTTTTGGTCAGTTGCGTTCGGTACGCCTATACCGTGAAGAACGTAGTAAATATGAGAAGCTTATTGAAGATAGTCAGATTAACCAAGTGCAGTTGGATAAACTCCGAAGTGATCTTAGCCAGGTAGTTTGGTATTTCAACAATCAAGAATTATCTTCTCGTGCTTTAGAAAAACAAGATCCTGAGGTATTCGCTCATTGGTTTTCTGGAGCGAAACAAGAGTGGGAAGATTTCTCTCATAACCGCAGCTTAACTTTTAAAGCTCCAGATCAGCCACGTAATTTGGTTTTAGAGAAAACATTTAAGAGTGAGGAGCCTGCTCCGCATTATATAGGGTATTTATTTACATTCTTGCCGATTATCCTGGTGCTTGTCTTTGTTTATTTCGTCTTTGCGAAACAAGTACGTGGTATGAATGGTTCTGCGATGTCATTCGGCAAATCTCCGGCACGTTTATTAACGAATGGGCAGAATAAGGTTACTTTTGCTGATGTTGCTGGCATTGAAGAAGCTAAGGAAGAACTCATAGAAATTGTAGATTTTCTAAAAAATCCCACAAAGTTCACGAGCTTAGGGGGAAGAATCCCTAAAGGCGTATTATTAATAGGACCTCCTGGAACAGGAAAAACTTTAATAGCGAAAGCTGTTTCTGGAGAAGCTGACCGACCTTTCTTCTCAATAGCAGGTTCTGATTTTGTGGAGATGTTTGTTGGGGTTGGTGCTAGCCGTATCCGTGATATGTTCGAGCAAGCTAAGAGAAACGCTCCTTGTATTATTTTCATTGATGAGATTGATGCTGTAGGACGTCATCGAGGTGCGGGTATAGGTGGTGGTCATGATGAACGTGAGCAAACATTAAACCAATTACTTGTTGAGATGGATGGCTTTGGCACGAATGAAGGTGTTATCCTTATGGCTGCGACTAACCGTCCTGACGTATTAGATAAGGCGTTATTGCGTCCCGGTCGTTTTGACCGTCGTGTGGTTATGAATTTACCCGATATTAAAGGTAGATTTGAAATCTTATCTGTACACGCTAAGAGAATCAAATTAGATCCTACTGTAGATCTCATGGCGGTAGCGCGAAGCACCCCAGGAGCTTCTGGAGCGGATTTAGAGAACTTATTGAATGAAGCAGCTCTTCTTGCTGCGCGTAAGGATCGTACTGCGGTGACTGCTGTAGAGGTTGCTGAGGCTCGTGATAAGGTTCTCTATGGTAAAGAACGTCGTAGTTTAGAAATGGATGCTGAAGAAAGAAAAACTACAGCATATCATGAATCAGGACATGCTGTTGTAGGTCTTTGCGTGCAACATGCCGATCCTGTGGATAAAGTAACGATTATTCCTAGAGGCTTATCTTTAGGAGCCACGCATTTTCTTCCTGAGAAGAATAAGCTTAGCTATTGGAAAAAAGAACTTTTCGATCAGTTAGCTGTTCTTATGGGAGGCCGTGCTGCAGAAGATATCTTTTTAGGAGATATTTCTAGTGGTGCTCAGCAAGATATTTCTCAGGCTACAAAATTAGTCCGCAGTATGGTCTGCGAATGGGGAATGAGTGAACAGTTAGGAACTGTAACTTATGACGAGCGTTCGGATAGCTCTACTGGTTATGGATCGTATCATGAGAAAAGTTACTCAGAAGAAACAGCTAAAGCTATTGATGGTGAGTTAAGAGCATTATTAGATGCTGCTTATCAGCGTGCTTTAACAATTATCAGAGAGCATCGAGATGAAGTAGAGCTTATGACTCAGATGTTAATTGAGTTTGAAACTTTAGATGCTAAGGATGTTAAAGAAATTATGGATCATACTTGGGATCCTGAAAGGAAAAGAGCACGTTTAAAAGAAGAAGGCATATTGTTCAAGAAGGTGTCTGATGATTTGCCTCCTCCTCCACCTCAGGAAAATGCTATGAAAGATGGTACGTTAAAATTAAACAATACTACAACTTAA
- the rpsO gene encoding 30S ribosomal protein S15 yields MSLDKGTKEEITKKFQLHEKDTGSADVQIAILTEHITELKEHLKRSPKDQNSRLALLKLVGQRRKLLEYLNSTDTERYKNLITRLNLRK; encoded by the coding sequence ATGTCTTTGGATAAGGGAACTAAAGAAGAAATTACAAAAAAGTTTCAACTTCATGAAAAAGATACCGGTTCAGCAGATGTGCAGATCGCTATATTAACGGAACACATCACAGAACTAAAAGAACATCTCAAGAGATCTCCTAAAGACCAAAACTCTCGATTAGCCCTACTAAAATTGGTAGGACAAAGAAGAAAGCTCTTAGAGTATCTTAACTCTACAGACACCGAAAGATATAAAAATTTAATTACAAGATTAAATTTAAGAAAGTAA
- a CDS encoding CT847 family type III secretion system effector → MTTQPIIPGVDKVPTVVPASTKVVSDSIVINKPSAIYFCISVMLQLSTSTTEFGKAIMSVLQDNTVIQQKKTKELINLPLLKVPDLQKVDNFNADKPEYKNQTEIQAYQTSNQQITANRQLIQQELAAAQQRAQANQKAVNATSTESMKLLQATNALLSSLKDYNIKANLTTSPSD, encoded by the coding sequence ATGACCACCCAACCTATAATACCAGGCGTTGATAAAGTCCCAACAGTTGTTCCAGCAAGTACAAAAGTTGTGTCTGATAGTATTGTGATTAATAAACCTTCCGCTATCTATTTCTGCATCTCTGTAATGTTGCAGTTATCGACATCTACTACAGAATTCGGAAAGGCCATTATGTCCGTACTTCAAGACAATACGGTAATACAACAAAAGAAAACAAAAGAGCTTATTAACCTACCTTTATTGAAAGTCCCCGACCTTCAAAAAGTTGATAATTTTAACGCAGATAAACCTGAATATAAAAACCAGACAGAAATCCAAGCCTATCAAACCTCGAACCAACAAATTACTGCTAACCGACAGTTAATCCAGCAGGAACTGGCTGCTGCACAACAAAGAGCACAAGCAAACCAAAAAGCGGTAAATGCTACGTCTACGGAATCTATGAAGTTATTGCAAGCAACTAATGCTCTCCTATCTTCATTAAAAGACTATAATATTAAAGCAAATCTAACGACATCTCCGTCTGATTAA
- the tadA gene encoding tRNA adenosine(34) deaminase TadA codes for MDIEKDIFFMNQALKEARQAYDQDEVPVGCVIVKDNKIIARGHNTTEKFQDPTAHAEILCIGAAAQYLENWRLVDTVLYCTLEPCLMCAGAIQLARIRRIVWAAPDLRLGAGGSWINVFTAKHPFHQVECFSGICREESEQLMKQFFIEKRKEKNEK; via the coding sequence ATGGATATAGAAAAAGATATATTTTTTATGAATCAAGCACTAAAGGAAGCTCGCCAAGCATATGATCAGGATGAGGTTCCCGTAGGCTGTGTTATAGTTAAAGATAATAAAATAATTGCTCGTGGTCACAACACTACGGAGAAGTTTCAGGACCCAACTGCTCATGCTGAAATTTTATGTATAGGAGCCGCAGCACAATATTTAGAGAATTGGCGTTTGGTAGATACCGTGCTCTACTGTACTCTTGAGCCTTGTTTGATGTGTGCTGGGGCTATTCAATTAGCCCGTATTCGTAGAATTGTCTGGGCAGCTCCGGATTTGCGTTTAGGTGCAGGAGGAAGTTGGATAAATGTTTTTACAGCAAAACACCCATTTCATCAGGTAGAGTGTTTCTCGGGGATCTGCCGTGAGGAGTCTGAACAATTGATGAAACAATTCTTTATAGAGAAGCGAAAAGAGAAAAATGAAAAATAA
- the pnp gene encoding polyribonucleotide nucleotidyltransferase, which translates to MTFETIFVTLEEGKTLVFETGKIARQANGAVLARMQETWVFSSVCAANLEEPVDFLPLRVDYQEKFSSIGKTLGGFIKREGRPTEREILTSRLIDRSMRPSLPNRLMQDVQVLSYVWSYDGVTLPDPIAICGVSAALAISDIPQISVVAGVRVGFVNNSWVVNPTKAEMDVSRMELVLAGTENAILMIEGHCDFLTEEQVIEAIEFGHKHIATICRAIKDLQQKVGKKKNSDAIVPLPEEVQSSVNTFVEGKFADLLKIKEKKAFEAASKQLEKEIVEKFLEENEIFTALNIKTAFKQAKSDYMRALIREQSVRSDGRAITTIRPISIDTSFLPRTHGSCLFTRGETQTVAVCTLGSEAMAQRYEDLNGEGLAKFYLQYFFPPFSVGEVGRIGSPGRREIGHGKLAEKALSHTLPDPAKFPYTIRIESNITESNGSSSMASVCGGCLALMDAGVPIKTPIAGIAMGLILDNDHVTILSDISGLEDYLGDMDFKVAGNTEGITAFQMDIKVEGITPTIMQAALAQAKAGRQHILDIMKEALAAPKTDLSQYAPRIETMQIKPNKIATVIGPGGKQIRQIIEEAGVQIDINDSGLVSISASSPQAIEKAKSMIEGLVGEVEVGKIYEGRVTSIVPFGAFVEILPGKEGLCHISEFSKQRIENVGDFVKQGDILAVKLLSINEKGQYKLSHKATLSE; encoded by the coding sequence ATGACATTTGAAACTATTTTCGTTACCCTCGAAGAAGGCAAAACATTAGTATTTGAAACGGGGAAAATTGCTCGCCAAGCTAACGGAGCTGTTCTTGCTCGCATGCAAGAAACTTGGGTCTTTTCATCTGTTTGTGCGGCCAATCTCGAAGAACCTGTAGACTTTCTCCCTTTAAGAGTCGATTATCAAGAAAAGTTTTCCTCTATAGGAAAAACTTTAGGCGGGTTCATTAAAAGAGAAGGTCGCCCAACTGAAAGAGAAATTTTAACTTCTCGTTTGATAGATCGTTCTATGCGTCCTTCTTTACCGAACCGGTTAATGCAGGATGTTCAAGTCTTATCTTATGTATGGTCTTATGATGGGGTGACTCTCCCCGATCCTATAGCTATTTGTGGTGTTTCTGCAGCACTAGCAATTTCTGACATTCCTCAAATTAGTGTTGTAGCTGGTGTTCGTGTTGGCTTTGTCAACAATAGTTGGGTAGTTAACCCAACAAAAGCCGAAATGGATGTTTCTAGAATGGAGCTCGTTTTAGCAGGAACCGAAAATGCTATTCTAATGATAGAGGGTCATTGCGACTTCTTAACGGAAGAGCAGGTTATCGAGGCTATTGAATTTGGTCATAAACACATAGCAACCATTTGTAGAGCAATCAAAGACTTGCAGCAAAAGGTAGGCAAGAAAAAGAATTCCGATGCTATTGTTCCCCTTCCTGAAGAAGTTCAATCTTCTGTAAATACGTTTGTTGAAGGCAAATTTGCTGATCTTTTAAAAATTAAAGAGAAAAAAGCTTTTGAGGCTGCTTCGAAGCAATTAGAAAAAGAAATTGTAGAGAAGTTCCTAGAAGAAAATGAGATCTTCACAGCATTGAATATTAAGACAGCTTTCAAACAAGCTAAGTCGGATTATATGCGTGCTTTGATACGCGAACAAAGTGTTCGTTCTGATGGACGGGCAATAACAACAATCCGTCCTATTTCTATTGACACATCTTTCTTACCAAGAACCCACGGAAGTTGTTTATTCACTCGTGGAGAAACACAAACTGTGGCCGTTTGTACTTTAGGTAGCGAGGCTATGGCGCAGCGTTACGAAGACTTGAACGGTGAAGGGTTGGCTAAATTTTATTTACAATACTTCTTCCCTCCTTTCTCTGTTGGCGAAGTAGGAAGAATAGGTTCTCCAGGAAGAAGAGAAATTGGTCATGGTAAGCTTGCTGAGAAAGCTTTAAGCCACACTCTTCCTGATCCTGCAAAGTTTCCTTATACTATCCGTATAGAATCCAACATTACTGAATCTAATGGTTCTTCATCCATGGCTTCTGTTTGCGGAGGTTGTTTAGCTTTAATGGATGCTGGGGTCCCTATTAAAACTCCTATAGCAGGTATTGCTATGGGGTTAATCTTAGATAATGATCACGTCACTATTCTTTCAGATATTTCTGGATTAGAAGATTATTTAGGAGATATGGACTTTAAGGTTGCTGGGAATACCGAAGGGATCACAGCATTCCAAATGGATATCAAGGTAGAGGGCATCACCCCTACAATTATGCAAGCAGCCCTAGCTCAAGCTAAAGCTGGCCGTCAACATATCCTGGATATTATGAAAGAGGCTCTTGCAGCTCCAAAAACAGACTTATCACAATATGCTCCTCGTATTGAAACGATGCAGATTAAGCCAAATAAAATTGCTACTGTTATTGGACCTGGAGGAAAACAGATTCGTCAAATTATTGAAGAAGCTGGAGTGCAAATTGATATTAATGACTCAGGTCTTGTCAGCATTTCAGCATCTTCTCCACAAGCGATAGAAAAAGCTAAGTCTATGATTGAAGGTTTAGTTGGAGAAGTTGAAGTTGGTAAAATCTACGAAGGTCGAGTGACATCTATTGTTCCTTTCGGGGCTTTCGTTGAAATTCTTCCTGGTAAGGAAGGTCTTTGCCACATTTCTGAATTCTCTAAACAACGTATAGAAAACGTTGGTGATTTCGTTAAGCAAGGAGACATCCTGGCTGTTAAATTGCTAAGCATTAATGAAAAAGGCCAATATAAACTCAGCCATAAAGCTACTCTCAGCGAGTAG
- a CDS encoding DUF720 domain-containing protein: MWFSSPALQTSPRAAIDVPGTSITGGPNTATADEIIAKFAKDSNPLIITVYYVYQSVLVAQDNLSIIAQELQSNASAQTFLNNQEALYQYVTIPKNKLNDNSSAFLQDVQSTNQAVGASRQALQNQISGLGNGAQVISSNLNTNNNIIQQSLQVGQALIQTFSQIVSLIANI, encoded by the coding sequence ATGTGGTTCTCTTCTCCAGCACTTCAAACTAGCCCTAGAGCCGCTATTGACGTTCCCGGGACATCTATCACAGGTGGACCAAATACAGCAACAGCCGATGAAATTATTGCAAAATTTGCGAAAGATTCCAATCCTCTGATTATCACCGTGTACTATGTATACCAGTCTGTATTGGTAGCGCAGGACAACTTATCTATTATCGCTCAAGAACTTCAGTCTAATGCTTCTGCCCAGACTTTTTTAAACAACCAAGAAGCTTTATACCAATACGTAACCATACCTAAGAACAAATTAAACGATAACTCGTCGGCGTTCTTACAAGATGTTCAATCAACAAACCAAGCTGTTGGAGCTTCTCGACAAGCACTACAAAACCAAATTTCAGGTTTAGGAAATGGTGCTCAGGTTATCTCAAGTAACTTGAACACGAACAATAACATTATCCAACAGTCTCTACAAGTAGGCCAGGCGTTAATTCAAACGTTCTCACAAATTGTAAGTTTGATAGCAAACATTTAA
- a CDS encoding methionyl aminopeptidase produces MKRNDPCWCGSKRKWKHCHYPQAPQVSWEQQKQYYASQYDIILKTPEQIEKIRYACQITARILDALCEASKEGVTTEELDQLSRKLHKEYHAIPAPLNYGTPPFPKTICTSLNEVICHGIPNNNPLKNGDIMNIDVSCIVDGYYGDCSRMVMIGEVSDIKKRVCQASLDCLNAAIAVLKPNLPLYEIGEAIEACADTYGFSIVDQFVGHGVGIKFHENPYVPHYRNRSNILLAPGMTFTIEPMINVGKKEGIIDPRNHWEARTCDNQPSAQWEHTLLITETGYEILTLLEK; encoded by the coding sequence ATGAAAAGAAATGATCCCTGCTGGTGTGGAAGCAAACGCAAGTGGAAACATTGCCACTATCCTCAGGCTCCTCAAGTGTCCTGGGAACAACAAAAACAATATTACGCGTCGCAATACGATATTATTTTAAAGACTCCTGAGCAAATCGAAAAAATCCGTTATGCGTGCCAAATCACTGCTCGCATCCTCGATGCTCTCTGTGAAGCATCTAAAGAAGGTGTAACTACAGAAGAGTTAGATCAACTCTCTCGCAAATTACATAAAGAGTATCATGCGATCCCCGCACCTTTAAACTATGGAACCCCACCTTTTCCAAAAACAATCTGTACATCACTTAATGAAGTGATCTGTCACGGGATTCCTAATAACAATCCTTTGAAGAACGGCGATATTATGAATATCGACGTTTCTTGCATTGTTGATGGATATTATGGCGATTGCAGCCGCATGGTAATGATTGGAGAGGTCTCAGACATAAAAAAACGTGTATGTCAAGCATCTTTAGATTGTCTAAACGCAGCTATAGCTGTGTTAAAACCTAACCTACCCCTATATGAAATTGGCGAAGCTATAGAAGCTTGCGCCGATACTTACGGATTTTCTATTGTCGATCAGTTCGTAGGGCACGGAGTAGGAATAAAATTCCATGAAAACCCTTACGTCCCTCATTACAGGAACCGTAGTAATATACTATTAGCTCCTGGAATGACATTCACCATAGAACCTATGATCAATGTTGGGAAAAAAGAAGGAATTATCGATCCTAGAAATCACTGGGAAGCAAGAACTTGTGATAACCAGCCCAGCGCACAATGGGAGCACACCCTGCTTATTACTGAGACAGGTTATGAGATACTAACTCTTCTAGAGAAGTAA
- a CDS encoding LptF/LptG family permease, with protein sequence MPILWKVLIFRYLKTVTFCTLSLICISIISSLQEIVSYIAKDVPYLTVLRLTAYQIPYLLPFILPVSCFISAFALFRGLSDNNQITFLKASGASQGIITFPILMVSCAICCINFYTCSELASICRFQTCKEIANMAMTSPTLLLQTLQKKENNRIFITVDHCAKSKFDNVIIALKRDKEIANVGIIKTIIPDVANDTVEARDVVMISKLPSTLTEQHSSNSKEYYIETLDEMLIPKITSTLFAGKSYMKTRTDYLPWKQLVKQSFSHAHLPETLRRISIGLLCITLTYSGMVLGTYKPRFRKSITLYCIFPVMDLILLIVGKNTTTLLPAFMMFIIPQVITWIVFSIRAYRESRGYA encoded by the coding sequence ATGCCTATTTTATGGAAAGTCTTAATTTTCCGTTATTTAAAAACCGTTACCTTTTGTACGCTAAGTCTTATCTGTATTTCTATCATTAGTTCTCTTCAAGAAATCGTCAGTTACATAGCAAAAGACGTTCCCTATCTGACAGTTTTGCGCTTAACAGCTTACCAGATCCCGTACTTATTGCCTTTCATTCTTCCGGTTTCTTGCTTTATCTCTGCATTTGCACTTTTCCGAGGTCTTTCTGATAATAATCAAATTACTTTCCTTAAAGCCTCTGGGGCTTCTCAAGGGATTATTACTTTCCCTATCCTTATGGTCTCTTGTGCTATCTGCTGTATAAATTTTTACACATGTTCTGAACTTGCTTCTATTTGCCGATTTCAAACCTGTAAAGAAATTGCCAACATGGCAATGACCTCGCCAACACTTCTGCTGCAAACGTTACAGAAAAAAGAAAATAACCGCATTTTCATCACTGTGGATCATTGTGCAAAAAGCAAATTTGACAATGTGATTATTGCTTTAAAAAGAGATAAGGAAATTGCCAATGTCGGGATTATCAAAACTATCATCCCTGACGTAGCAAACGACACTGTCGAGGCGAGGGATGTTGTGATGATTTCAAAACTTCCTTCTACACTGACAGAGCAACATTCTTCAAATTCTAAGGAATACTACATAGAAACTTTGGACGAGATGCTAATCCCTAAAATTACTTCAACGTTATTTGCGGGAAAATCTTATATGAAAACGCGAACGGATTATCTCCCTTGGAAACAGCTTGTTAAACAGTCATTTAGTCATGCGCACCTACCTGAAACCTTAAGAAGGATCAGCATAGGTTTGCTCTGTATTACTTTGACCTATTCAGGAATGGTTTTAGGAACCTATAAACCCAGATTTCGTAAATCCATAACTCTATATTGTATTTTTCCCGTAATGGATTTGATTTTATTAATAGTTGGCAAAAATACTACTACACTACTTCCTGCGTTTATGATGTTTATCATTCCGCAGGTAATCACTTGGATAGTTTTTTCTATCCGTGCGTATCGAGAAAGCAGAGGCTATGCATAG
- a CDS encoding DUF720 domain-containing protein, with protein sequence MTIQPISTASTASIASKETAQAAQLPPLDPLNTPPIGALLFSIYELLLQAIEIRQQTVLTQSQQLNDNTNIQQQLNQATNQIKFAVVSAGGKEDEITRVQNQNQNYSAQRSNIQDELVTARQNGQIILSHASTNINIIQQLASQDSSFLKTTSAIGSTVNQLNKPPS encoded by the coding sequence ATGACAATACAACCTATCAGCACCGCATCTACAGCTTCGATAGCATCTAAAGAAACGGCGCAGGCTGCTCAACTTCCTCCTTTAGATCCATTAAACACACCTCCTATTGGGGCATTGCTTTTTAGTATTTACGAGCTTCTCCTACAAGCGATTGAAATTCGACAACAAACAGTTCTGACTCAATCACAACAATTAAATGATAATACTAATATCCAACAACAATTAAACCAAGCAACTAATCAAATCAAATTTGCTGTTGTAAGTGCTGGAGGCAAGGAAGACGAAATTACTCGAGTACAAAACCAAAACCAGAACTACTCCGCTCAAAGATCAAATATTCAAGATGAATTAGTCACTGCTCGACAAAATGGACAAATTATCCTCTCACACGCATCTACGAACATTAACATTATCCAACAACTAGCCTCTCAAGACTCCTCGTTCTTAAAAACGACAAGCGCCATTGGAAGTACAGTAAACCAACTCAACAAACCTCCTTCATAA
- the tilS gene encoding tRNA lysidine(34) synthetase TilS — MLSRLLRDDKLLEVFFSSLDMKKSYLLALSGGSDSLFLLYLLKSRGVAFTAVHVDHGWRESSYREAEELKIRCEEEGIPILIDHVPPEYRTSRDPENAARRYRYTLFHKVCKEQNLAGIFLAHHANDQAETVLKRLLEGASLSNLKGMSPKTSYEDIPLFRPLLHIPKQIIINVLDAENVPCVQDITNTDERYLRARMRKKIFPWLEEIFGKNITQPLLTLAQDSEELSCYMKQQAEPFLENMRKENTTWSIEIPQVLIEQVFLTKWVCKEFFFRAGVVASRHFLQTVYDHLQRKLPAQMRLRDKRVIIKAGVVMIE; from the coding sequence ATGTTATCCCGTCTACTCAGAGATGATAAGCTATTAGAAGTTTTTTTTTCTTCTTTAGATATGAAAAAAAGCTACTTACTTGCTTTATCAGGAGGAAGTGATTCATTATTTCTTCTATATCTTCTTAAGTCGCGAGGAGTTGCTTTTACCGCAGTCCATGTAGATCATGGATGGAGGGAATCTTCCTATCGTGAGGCTGAAGAACTTAAAATCAGATGTGAAGAAGAAGGGATTCCCATTCTTATAGATCATGTTCCTCCCGAATATAGAACTTCGAGAGATCCAGAAAACGCTGCGCGGCGCTATCGTTATACACTGTTTCACAAAGTGTGTAAGGAGCAGAATCTTGCGGGAATCTTTCTAGCTCATCACGCTAATGATCAAGCAGAGACCGTATTAAAACGTCTATTGGAAGGAGCATCCTTAAGTAATTTAAAAGGGATGAGTCCAAAAACATCTTACGAAGATATCCCACTTTTTCGACCTTTATTGCACATTCCTAAGCAGATAATAATAAATGTTTTAGATGCGGAAAACGTTCCCTGTGTTCAAGATATAACCAACACTGACGAACGGTATCTTCGCGCTAGAATGCGTAAGAAGATATTCCCTTGGTTGGAAGAAATTTTTGGCAAGAATATCACGCAGCCTTTATTGACATTAGCCCAAGATTCTGAAGAACTTTCTTGTTATATGAAACAGCAAGCAGAGCCTTTTCTTGAGAATATGCGAAAAGAAAATACAACTTGGTCTATTGAAATTCCTCAAGTGTTAATAGAACAAGTCTTTTTGACTAAATGGGTTTGCAAAGAGTTCTTTTTTAGGGCTGGAGTAGTTGCCTCAAGACATTTTTTGCAAACGGTTTATGATCATTTACAGCGCAAATTACCAGCACAAATGCGACTTCGAGATAAAAGAGTGATCATAAAAGCTGGAGTAGTAATGATAGAGTAG